A stretch of Chryseobacterium viscerum DNA encodes these proteins:
- a CDS encoding glycosyltransferase family 9 protein — protein sequence MTVPVFREFLEQNPGVEIIMVSRKNFEGLFAGVPNVTFKGIDLDDYKGLFGLRKLSNELIKEFNPDCIANLHDVIRTKVLDRIYRRKGLKVFKIDKGKEEKEHLTDVWNLEKVQLKKTVERYADVFRKMGFKVELSHQLRPTPEQKSGIGFAPFAQHKGKMLPLEKSYELVRILAQKHTVYFFGGGKKETETLERWESEIPNTKNLSGKLNLTEELNHIAKLELMISMDSANMHLASLVGTRCVSIWGATHPYAGFLGFGQSEEDVVQVKDLTCRPCSVFGDKECYRGDWACLEEFNIQKVVDRVNF from the coding sequence ATGACTGTACCTGTTTTCAGAGAATTTCTGGAGCAGAACCCCGGTGTGGAAATTATTATGGTGTCCAGGAAGAATTTTGAAGGCCTGTTTGCGGGAGTTCCTAATGTGACCTTTAAAGGGATTGATCTGGATGATTATAAAGGTCTGTTTGGATTGAGGAAACTGAGCAATGAACTGATCAAAGAGTTTAATCCGGATTGTATTGCCAATCTTCACGACGTGATCCGAACCAAGGTTTTAGATCGGATATACAGAAGAAAAGGACTTAAAGTTTTTAAAATAGATAAAGGGAAAGAGGAAAAAGAACATCTTACGGATGTCTGGAATCTCGAGAAAGTACAGCTGAAGAAAACAGTGGAGCGTTATGCTGATGTATTCAGGAAAATGGGATTCAAAGTTGAGCTTTCACATCAGCTCAGACCAACTCCGGAACAAAAATCAGGGATTGGTTTTGCCCCTTTTGCTCAACACAAAGGAAAAATGCTTCCTCTGGAAAAATCCTATGAACTGGTCAGAATTCTGGCTCAGAAACATACGGTATATTTCTTTGGCGGAGGTAAAAAAGAAACAGAAACCCTTGAAAGATGGGAAAGTGAAATTCCCAACACCAAAAATCTTTCCGGAAAATTAAACCTTACGGAAGAACTTAATCATATTGCGAAGCTGGAACTGATGATTTCCATGGATTCTGCGAATATGCACCTTGCCAGTCTTGTAGGAACAAGATGTGTTTCTATTTGGGGTGCTACCCATCCATATGCCGGGTTTCTAGGATTCGGACAGAGTGAAGAAGATGTTGTTCAGGTAAAAGATCTTACCTGCAGGCCGTGTTCTGTTTTTGGAGATAAAGAATGCTACAGGGGAGACTGGGCTTGTCTTGAGGAATTTAATATCCAGAAAGTGGTAGATCGGGTTAATTTTTAA
- a CDS encoding SufE family protein, producing MTIKEKQQEIIDEFAFLDDWEQKYEYIIDLGKELKGLPEERKTEENLIKGCQSKVWIDAEFKDGKLFFNADSDGILPKGIVSLLVSIYSGHSTQEILDSDFDFIAEIGLQEFLSPSRANGLMAMTKQIKFYAVAYQLKS from the coding sequence ATGACCATTAAAGAAAAACAGCAGGAAATAATCGACGAATTCGCTTTTCTTGACGATTGGGAGCAAAAGTACGAGTACATTATTGATCTTGGAAAAGAACTGAAAGGGTTGCCGGAAGAAAGAAAAACTGAAGAAAATCTGATAAAAGGCTGCCAGAGTAAAGTTTGGATTGATGCTGAATTTAAAGATGGGAAACTTTTCTTTAATGCAGATTCTGACGGTATTTTACCCAAAGGAATCGTTTCTCTTTTAGTAAGTATCTATAGTGGGCATTCCACTCAGGAAATTCTGGATTCTGATTTTGATTTTATTGCTGAAATAGGATTACAGGAATTTCTTTCGCCATCCAGAGCTAACGGATTGATGGCAATGACCAAGCAGATCAAGTTTTATGCAGTTGCCTATCAACTGAAATCATAG
- a CDS encoding glycosyltransferase, translating to MKKKILVSAFSSLYTDQRIEKVCKTLFDNGYPIELIGNDWEGNEAMERPYPFSRIGLTSKSLKTAYFEFNWKLYHELKKKADKDTILHANDIDALLPNYLIAKKMNIPLVFDSHEIFTEMPSVQKRFSQKFWRVLERKLVPHMKLMMTESESYAEWFHEKYNVNPIVVRNIPRKILSAPEIPENHPKIILYQGAINQSRGIEKMIVAMHHIKGAVLKIAGDGPKKKEYENLVIQEKLQDKVFFLGKLKPENLREITKTADAGFSLEENNGVSYYFSLPNKVCDYIQSRVPLVMINFPEMQRIKNQFNVGEIITDHQPETIEKAINLVLERGRLYYQSELNKAADVFCWENEETKILQLFEKASR from the coding sequence ATGAAGAAAAAAATACTAGTGTCTGCCTTTAGCAGTTTGTATACCGATCAGCGAATAGAAAAAGTATGCAAAACCCTTTTTGACAACGGATATCCCATTGAACTGATCGGAAACGATTGGGAAGGAAATGAGGCAATGGAACGTCCTTATCCTTTTTCAAGAATAGGATTGACGTCAAAAAGCCTGAAGACAGCTTATTTTGAGTTCAACTGGAAATTATACCATGAACTTAAGAAAAAAGCGGACAAAGATACTATCCTTCATGCCAATGACATTGATGCACTTCTGCCAAATTATCTCATTGCCAAAAAAATGAACATTCCGTTGGTCTTTGACAGTCATGAAATTTTTACAGAAATGCCATCGGTTCAAAAAAGATTCTCCCAGAAATTCTGGAGAGTGCTTGAACGAAAACTGGTTCCTCATATGAAACTGATGATGACGGAAAGTGAAAGCTATGCCGAATGGTTTCATGAAAAATATAATGTAAATCCCATTGTTGTCAGAAATATTCCGAGGAAAATCCTCTCTGCCCCCGAAATTCCGGAAAACCACCCTAAAATTATTCTCTACCAGGGAGCGATTAATCAATCCAGAGGAATAGAAAAAATGATTGTGGCAATGCATCATATTAAAGGTGCTGTTTTGAAAATTGCAGGCGACGGCCCAAAGAAAAAAGAATACGAAAATCTTGTCATTCAGGAGAAACTTCAGGATAAAGTATTTTTCCTTGGTAAGCTGAAACCTGAAAATCTCAGGGAAATAACCAAAACTGCTGATGCTGGATTCAGTCTTGAAGAAAATAACGGAGTAAGCTATTATTTTTCACTCCCCAATAAGGTTTGTGATTATATCCAATCCCGAGTACCGCTTGTCATGATAAATTTTCCGGAAATGCAGCGTATAAAGAATCAGTTTAATGTAGGTGAAATCATTACAGATCATCAGCCTGAAACGATTGAAAAAGCGATTAATCTGGTTCTTGAAAGAGGAAGACTGTATTATCAGAGCGAACTTAATAAAGCCGCAGATGTATTTTGCTGGGAGAACGAAGAAACAAAAATCCTTCAGCTTTTTGAAAAAGCATCCCGGTAA
- a CDS encoding ATP-dependent Clp protease ATP-binding subunit, whose translation MDYKFSQGLSQVFKQSKSEAKRLKSEFLNTEHLLLGIIKTENSAKEILQNLNADLTQIRRKIETLNTASLNPISEEVTNISFTKMADHAIKRAELECRQYKSNEINTVHLLLGILYKYEDPTSNILGAYDIDYEGVSREYQTMLKNSGQSPQMSAYDDDDEREEFEQMRKPTGNLGSAKSKTPTLDNFGRDLTSLARDGKLDPVIGREKEIERVSQILSRRKKNNPLLIGEPGVGKSAIAEGLALRIQQKKVSRVLYGKRVITLDLASLVAGTKYRGQFEERMKAIMTELEKNRDVILFIDELHTIVGAGSSTGSLDASNMFKPALARGEIQCIGATTLDEYRQYIEKDGALERRFQKVMVEPTSIDETIQILNQIKDKYEEHHNVIYTPEAITACVNLTSRYITDRFLPDKAIDAMDEAGSRVYIKNMKVPTEIIDFEKKIEDIKELKQKAVKAQDYLEARKLKDEEERLQMELNAAQEKWDKDVKEKKETVTEENVAEVVSMMSGVPVTKVGKNELDKLAQMDEKLNGKVIGQEDAVKKVVKAIQRNRAGLKDPNRPIGTFIFLGTTGVGKTELAKVMARELFESDESLIRIDMSEYMEKFAVSRLVGAPPGYVGYEEGGQLTEAVRRKPYAVVLLDEIEKAHPDVFNILLQILDEGHVTDSLGRKIDFRNTIIILTSNIGTRDLKDFGDGVGFGTSAKKTSSDTRARSTIESALKKAFAPEFLNRIDDIVIFNSLVQDDIKKIIDIELNKLYSRIEKLGYKVDLTEEAKDFISEKGWDKDFGARPLKRAIQKYIEDLLAEMLVNKQLNEGETVVLDLNDAKDGLIGKTQKAKKSAAEKSSQS comes from the coding sequence ATGGATTATAAGTTTTCACAAGGTTTGAGCCAGGTGTTCAAACAAAGCAAAAGCGAAGCTAAAAGGCTGAAAAGTGAATTTCTTAATACAGAACATCTACTTTTAGGTATTATAAAAACGGAAAACTCTGCAAAAGAAATCCTTCAAAACCTTAATGCGGATTTAACACAAATCAGAAGAAAAATTGAAACTTTAAATACAGCGAGTCTTAATCCTATTTCTGAAGAGGTTACCAATATTTCTTTCACTAAGATGGCAGATCATGCCATTAAACGTGCAGAGTTAGAATGCCGTCAATATAAAAGCAATGAAATTAATACCGTTCACCTGCTTTTGGGTATTCTTTATAAATATGAGGATCCTACTTCAAATATTCTGGGAGCTTATGACATCGACTATGAAGGAGTTTCAAGAGAATACCAGACTATGCTTAAAAATTCAGGCCAGTCTCCACAGATGAGTGCTTACGATGATGATGATGAGAGAGAAGAATTTGAGCAAATGAGAAAGCCTACAGGAAATCTAGGTTCTGCAAAAAGTAAAACGCCTACATTGGATAACTTTGGTAGAGACCTTACTTCTTTGGCAAGAGATGGAAAACTAGACCCGGTAATCGGGCGTGAAAAAGAAATTGAGAGAGTTTCTCAGATCTTATCCCGCAGAAAGAAAAACAACCCACTTCTTATTGGGGAGCCGGGAGTTGGTAAATCTGCCATTGCTGAAGGTTTGGCATTAAGAATTCAACAGAAAAAAGTGTCAAGAGTTCTTTACGGAAAACGTGTGATCACTTTGGATCTGGCAAGTTTAGTTGCCGGAACTAAATACCGTGGCCAGTTTGAAGAAAGAATGAAGGCCATTATGACGGAACTGGAAAAAAACAGAGATGTCATCTTATTTATTGATGAGCTTCATACCATTGTGGGAGCGGGAAGTTCTACTGGAAGTTTAGATGCTTCCAATATGTTTAAACCTGCTTTGGCAAGAGGAGAAATTCAATGCATCGGGGCAACGACTCTGGATGAATACCGTCAATATATTGAAAAAGACGGTGCTTTAGAAAGAAGATTCCAGAAAGTAATGGTGGAGCCTACTTCTATTGATGAAACTATTCAGATTCTGAATCAGATCAAAGATAAGTATGAAGAGCACCACAATGTAATTTATACTCCTGAAGCTATTACAGCGTGTGTGAATCTGACATCGAGATATATTACAGACCGTTTCTTACCGGACAAAGCGATTGATGCGATGGACGAGGCAGGATCACGTGTTTATATCAAAAACATGAAAGTTCCTACAGAAATCATTGATTTTGAAAAGAAAATTGAAGATATCAAAGAACTGAAGCAGAAAGCTGTAAAAGCTCAGGATTACCTTGAAGCAAGAAAGCTTAAAGATGAAGAGGAACGTCTTCAAATGGAACTGAATGCAGCCCAGGAAAAATGGGATAAAGATGTAAAAGAGAAAAAAGAAACCGTAACGGAAGAAAATGTAGCGGAAGTGGTTTCTATGATGAGTGGAGTTCCTGTAACGAAAGTTGGCAAAAACGAGCTTGACAAGCTTGCCCAGATGGATGAAAAACTGAACGGAAAAGTAATCGGCCAGGAAGATGCTGTGAAAAAAGTTGTGAAAGCAATTCAGAGAAACAGAGCAGGTCTTAAAGATCCGAACCGTCCTATCGGTACATTTATTTTCCTTGGAACAACCGGGGTTGGTAAAACCGAGCTTGCTAAAGTAATGGCGAGAGAGCTGTTTGAATCTGACGAATCTCTGATCAGAATTGACATGAGTGAATACATGGAGAAATTCGCAGTTTCAAGATTGGTGGGTGCGCCTCCGGGATACGTAGGATACGAAGAAGGTGGTCAGCTGACTGAAGCGGTAAGAAGAAAACCTTATGCAGTGGTTCTTTTGGATGAGATTGAAAAGGCTCACCCGGATGTATTCAATATTCTGTTACAGATCCTTGATGAAGGACACGTTACAGACAGCTTAGGCAGAAAAATCGACTTCAGAAATACGATTATCATCCTTACATCCAACATCGGAACGAGAGATCTTAAAGACTTTGGAGATGGCGTAGGGTTCGGAACTTCAGCTAAAAAGACAAGCTCAGATACAAGAGCGAGAAGCACCATTGAAAGTGCCCTTAAGAAAGCATTTGCTCCTGAATTCTTAAACAGAATTGATGACATTGTGATCTTCAACTCTCTTGTTCAGGATGATATCAAGAAAATTATTGATATTGAATTGAACAAATTGTATAGCAGAATTGAAAAATTAGGATATAAAGTGGATCTTACTGAAGAAGCGAAAGACTTTATTTCTGAAAAAGGATGGGATAAAGATTTCGGTGCAAGACCATTGAAACGAGCAATCCAGAAATATATTGAAGACTTATTGGCAGAAATGCTGGTAAACAAGCAATTGAATGAAGGAGAAACCGTGGTTCTTGATCTTAATGATGCTAAGGACGGACTGATTGGAAAAACGCAGAAAGCGAAAAAATCAGCTGCTGAGAAGTCTTCTCAATCATAA
- the mnmA gene encoding tRNA 2-thiouridine(34) synthase MnmA: protein MKIVVGLSGGVDSSVTAYLLQQQGHEVVALFMRNWNDASVTLEDECPWIEDSNDALMVAQKLGIPFQVIDMSELYKERIVDYMFAEYEKGRTPNPDVLCNREVKFDVFMKTAMSLGADKVATGHYARVNSTFDESGKEIFHLLAGKDNNKDQSYFLCQLSQDQLSKALFPIGELTKPQVREIAKEIGLVTADKKDSQGLCFIGKVSLPQFLQQQLKPNEGEIVEIFKDSPLFSEEKPEFTSKEEELEFLSRKINYKKSDGKVIGKHQGAQFFTIGQSRGLGIGGHKESCFIVSRDMENNIIFVGEGSHFPGLHKKALKIDNSELHWVREDMKLQNGESMEVMARFRYRQSLQKATIFQFENALYVEFDELQSAIAEGQFASWYIDEELIGSGVIA, encoded by the coding sequence ATGAAAATAGTAGTAGGCCTCTCCGGAGGTGTAGATTCTAGTGTTACAGCGTATTTGCTGCAGCAGCAGGGCCATGAGGTAGTGGCTTTGTTTATGAGAAACTGGAATGATGCTTCCGTAACCCTGGAAGATGAATGTCCCTGGATAGAGGACAGTAATGATGCCCTTATGGTGGCACAAAAGCTTGGAATTCCCTTCCAGGTGATAGATATGAGTGAACTTTACAAGGAACGTATTGTTGACTATATGTTTGCAGAATATGAAAAAGGAAGAACTCCCAACCCGGATGTATTGTGTAACAGAGAAGTAAAATTTGATGTTTTCATGAAGACCGCAATGTCATTAGGAGCAGATAAAGTAGCAACAGGACATTATGCAAGGGTAAATTCTACTTTTGACGAAAGCGGAAAAGAAATTTTCCATCTTCTTGCCGGAAAAGACAATAATAAAGATCAGTCTTATTTCCTTTGCCAGCTGAGCCAGGATCAACTTTCAAAAGCACTATTCCCTATCGGAGAACTTACAAAGCCTCAGGTAAGAGAAATCGCAAAAGAGATCGGATTGGTAACTGCAGATAAAAAGGATTCCCAGGGATTATGTTTTATCGGGAAAGTGAGCCTGCCACAGTTTTTACAGCAGCAATTAAAACCTAATGAAGGAGAAATTGTAGAAATTTTCAAAGATTCACCTTTATTTTCGGAAGAAAAACCGGAATTCACCTCTAAAGAAGAGGAACTTGAGTTTTTATCCAGAAAAATCAATTATAAAAAATCTGACGGAAAAGTAATCGGGAAACATCAGGGAGCCCAGTTTTTTACGATTGGACAAAGTAGAGGTCTTGGTATAGGCGGTCATAAAGAAAGCTGCTTTATCGTTTCAAGAGATATGGAAAACAATATCATTTTTGTGGGAGAAGGAAGTCATTTCCCAGGACTTCACAAAAAAGCACTGAAAATTGATAATTCTGAGCTACACTGGGTACGTGAGGATATGAAACTTCAGAATGGAGAATCTATGGAAGTAATGGCCAGATTCAGATACAGACAGTCTTTGCAAAAAGCAACTATATTTCAGTTTGAAAATGCTTTATATGTTGAATTTGATGAACTTCAGTCTGCTATTGCAGAAGGACAGTTTGCTTCATGGTATATTGATGAGGAACTTATAGGAAGCGGTGTGATTGCGTAA
- a CDS encoding glycine-rich domain-containing protein, giving the protein METRMLLKDESLWNRIQGFSLDTPGVDFPFSKKLAKEESWSLDFAKKAIEEYKKFVYLCCILPNGASPSEIVDKVWHLHLIYTQNYWEEFCPNILKRPLHHHPSKGGNTERVKHENWFADTMSGYRNIFQQEAPEEIWKGMRKKSKVRLWMKKMTFFAPIFILLLLFSCTEGTSFTGLLVTAVVFAIIFILGTITSIIGDNEVSDPNRKDKQSGDGGGGSCGGSGCSGGGGCGGGCGGCGGCGG; this is encoded by the coding sequence ATGGAAACAAGAATGTTATTAAAAGATGAATCCCTTTGGAACCGAATACAGGGATTTTCTCTGGATACTCCGGGTGTTGATTTCCCTTTTTCAAAAAAGCTGGCAAAAGAAGAAAGCTGGAGCCTTGATTTTGCAAAAAAAGCAATTGAAGAATATAAAAAGTTTGTTTATCTCTGCTGTATTCTTCCCAATGGAGCTTCTCCCAGCGAAATAGTAGATAAAGTATGGCATCTGCACCTGATCTATACTCAGAATTATTGGGAAGAATTCTGCCCGAATATTTTAAAAAGACCGCTCCATCATCACCCTTCTAAAGGAGGAAATACGGAAAGAGTGAAGCACGAGAATTGGTTTGCAGATACAATGTCAGGCTACAGAAACATATTTCAGCAGGAAGCACCTGAAGAAATCTGGAAAGGGATGAGGAAAAAATCTAAAGTAAGACTATGGATGAAGAAAATGACCTTTTTTGCTCCGATTTTTATTTTACTGTTGCTGTTCTCCTGTACAGAAGGAACAAGTTTCACTGGATTACTGGTTACAGCAGTAGTTTTTGCCATTATTTTTATTTTGGGAACAATAACCTCAATTATAGGAGATAATGAAGTCTCCGATCCCAATAGGAAGGATAAGCAAAGCGGTGATGGAGGAGGCGGAAGTTGTGGGGGATCGGGCTGCAGCGGAGGAGGAGGTTGTGGCGGAGGCTGTGGCGGTTGCGGGGGATGTGGTGGATAA
- a CDS encoding DUF6051 family protein: MEYYELYEVLKSNFDSGEGRVELKELNITIESFPFESKVSDLLYGSEHQHCSKHQQSLEVNEKGYHFYGQPAVDTKDFDIECNKKFEYYILKRADIETAKGCIFLFHGLNEKKWDKYLPWAYELAQRTQKAIILFPIAFHMDRAEPIWSDRHHMMEVVRFRKKKYPENMNFSYVNAAISSRLEAHPQRIFWSGLQTYSDITEVVKDIKNHKIKGVSPEADLDLFGYSIGAFLSMIIKMADPNHHFTRSKVFCFCGGMTIDRMFPISKYIMDTQATIKMQSVFTELLSSDFKSDTRLKHYQNDDLHPQESWFKKMLRYNYFQKEREERIHEIQSQIKAYVLEKDSVAPPMEALNTLQGGYRNINVDIEIKDFPYEYSHMVPFPLAHKHKKEVTEAFHQFVQSASDFYNS; encoded by the coding sequence ATGGAATATTATGAATTGTATGAAGTTTTGAAAAGTAATTTTGATTCCGGAGAAGGCAGGGTTGAACTCAAAGAACTGAATATAACCATTGAATCTTTTCCTTTTGAATCGAAGGTTTCTGATCTGCTTTATGGCTCGGAACATCAACATTGCAGCAAACATCAGCAATCATTGGAAGTCAACGAAAAAGGGTATCATTTTTATGGCCAGCCCGCTGTAGACACCAAGGATTTTGATATTGAATGTAATAAAAAGTTTGAATATTATATCCTGAAAAGAGCAGATATAGAAACCGCCAAAGGATGTATTTTTCTCTTCCATGGCCTGAACGAAAAGAAATGGGACAAATATCTGCCATGGGCGTATGAATTGGCCCAAAGAACACAAAAAGCCATTATTCTGTTTCCTATTGCCTTTCATATGGATCGTGCAGAGCCAATCTGGAGTGACCGCCATCACATGATGGAAGTAGTTCGTTTCAGGAAGAAAAAATATCCTGAAAATATGAATTTCTCCTATGTAAATGCTGCGATAAGTTCAAGATTGGAAGCTCATCCTCAAAGGATTTTCTGGTCCGGACTACAGACCTATTCTGATATTACCGAAGTAGTGAAAGATATTAAAAACCATAAGATAAAAGGAGTTTCTCCGGAAGCAGACCTGGATTTATTTGGATATTCCATAGGAGCTTTTCTTTCAATGATTATTAAAATGGCAGATCCTAACCATCATTTTACCCGCTCTAAAGTTTTCTGTTTTTGTGGAGGAATGACTATTGACCGGATGTTTCCAATATCCAAATACATCATGGATACCCAGGCAACTATTAAAATGCAGTCTGTCTTCACAGAGCTTTTGAGTTCTGATTTTAAATCAGATACCCGTTTGAAGCATTATCAGAATGATGATCTGCATCCGCAGGAAAGCTGGTTCAAAAAGATGCTTCGTTACAATTATTTTCAAAAGGAAAGGGAAGAAAGAATTCATGAAATTCAGTCTCAGATAAAAGCTTATGTATTGGAAAAAGACAGTGTTGCCCCTCCAATGGAAGCATTGAATACCTTACAAGGAGGCTACAGGAATATCAATGTAGATATAGAAATCAAAGATTTCCCGTATGAATATTCCCATATGGTTCCGTTTCCTCTTGCTCACAAACATAAAAAAGAAGTTACAGAAGCCTTTCACCAGTTTGTACAATCTGCCAGTGACTTTTACAACTCCTGA
- a CDS encoding LytR/AlgR family response regulator transcription factor: MIKTVIIEDEKPASRKLERMLNNFPEIEIVAKIESVEEGVAWFSENEHPQLIFSDIVLGDGLSFDIFEKIPTKGFIIYTTAFDQYTLKAFKLNSIDYLLKPILDEDLEGAVEKFKSFIPANNTNGSQDIKQLIRKEKSTLSRILVKIGYNLKIIQTQEISCFFSENKIVYLQTEDRTYPSDFTLDELEDVLDEKKFFRVNRQFIVSSDYIKNIHTSPYYKVDMEFQPEEEITVSRDRVKDFKDWLVS; encoded by the coding sequence ATGATCAAAACTGTCATTATAGAAGATGAAAAACCTGCTTCAAGGAAATTAGAACGTATGTTGAATAATTTTCCTGAAATTGAGATTGTTGCGAAAATAGAATCAGTAGAAGAAGGAGTTGCCTGGTTTTCTGAAAACGAACATCCACAGCTGATCTTTTCTGATATTGTTTTAGGTGACGGACTGTCTTTTGATATCTTTGAAAAAATTCCGACGAAAGGATTCATTATCTATACCACGGCTTTTGATCAGTATACGCTGAAAGCATTTAAGCTGAACAGCATCGATTATCTTTTAAAACCTATTCTTGATGAAGATCTGGAGGGAGCGGTGGAGAAGTTTAAATCTTTTATTCCTGCCAACAACACCAATGGCTCTCAGGATATCAAACAGCTGATCAGAAAAGAAAAATCTACGCTGTCCAGAATTCTGGTAAAAATAGGGTATAATCTTAAAATTATCCAGACCCAGGAAATAAGCTGTTTTTTCAGTGAAAATAAAATCGTTTATCTTCAGACAGAAGACCGTACATATCCGTCAGATTTTACGCTGGATGAGTTGGAAGATGTTCTGGATGAAAAAAAGTTTTTCAGAGTGAACAGACAGTTCATTGTCAGTTCAGACTACATTAAAAATATTCATACTTCACCTTACTATAAAGTGGATATGGAGTTTCAGCCCGAAGAAGAAATTACGGTAAGTAGAGACCGTGTTAAAGACTTCAAAGATTGGCTTGTCAGTTGA
- a CDS encoding 2TM domain-containing protein, translated as MNYETASERTNKIRKFYKSIFIFAIFAVLIIPDDIFGEKMINFRLFDRYTILGIWGFIILVKAVKLFLFDSEWERRMIEKELEKEKKPINF; from the coding sequence ATGAATTACGAAACTGCAAGCGAAAGAACAAACAAAATCAGAAAATTCTATAAAAGCATTTTTATATTCGCCATCTTTGCTGTTCTTATCATTCCTGATGACATTTTTGGCGAAAAGATGATTAATTTTCGATTGTTTGACAGATATACTATCCTGGGAATCTGGGGATTTATTATTCTTGTAAAAGCTGTAAAACTGTTCCTTTTTGATTCTGAATGGGAAAGACGTATGATCGAAAAAGAGCTTGAAAAAGAGAAAAAACCGATAAACTTTTAA
- a CDS encoding 2TM domain-containing protein: MEILPNKETIAYRKASRRVKELKEFYGNLTSYGIVIPFLAILNFVTAPGYLWFLWPALGWGIGIAFHAISVFGIGKSWEERKIKELMEKEEKSSIKKF, translated from the coding sequence ATGGAAATTTTACCAAATAAAGAGACGATTGCTTACAGAAAAGCATCCAGAAGAGTAAAAGAACTAAAAGAATTCTATGGAAATCTTACTTCTTATGGTATTGTTATTCCATTTCTGGCAATACTGAACTTTGTGACTGCTCCCGGATATTTATGGTTTTTATGGCCGGCACTGGGCTGGGGAATAGGAATTGCGTTTCATGCAATAAGTGTATTCGGAATTGGAAAAAGCTGGGAAGAAAGAAAAATAAAAGAACTGATGGAGAAGGAGGAAAAAAGTAGCATCAAAAAATTTTAA
- a CDS encoding methyltransferase family protein: MNTLSTLFYISMGAWFVTEFLYKNILKSGKEDQKNKDKSTLNILWLAIPFSIMSSIFISYNTHFTIVEGSWILYLGELLILIGIIFRYMIIRSLGKYFTVDVTIRQDHKIKKEGFYKYLRHPSYAFSLLTSLGLGLYLNNWLSFIFAFVPPFLAFAYRIKIEEQALVEQFGDEYLEYRKSTKKLIPFIY; the protein is encoded by the coding sequence ATGAATACTTTATCAACGCTGTTCTACATTTCAATGGGTGCCTGGTTTGTTACTGAATTTCTTTACAAAAACATACTAAAATCCGGTAAAGAAGATCAAAAGAACAAAGATAAATCCACTCTGAATATCTTATGGCTAGCCATTCCTTTTTCTATCATGAGTTCGATATTCATATCTTATAATACTCATTTTACGATTGTTGAAGGAAGCTGGATTCTTTATCTTGGAGAGCTCCTTATTCTTATCGGAATTATATTCAGATATATGATTATCAGATCTCTGGGAAAATATTTTACGGTAGATGTGACCATCAGACAGGATCATAAAATCAAAAAAGAGGGGTTTTATAAATACCTGAGACATCCTTCTTATGCCTTTTCTCTGCTGACCTCTCTTGGGCTGGGTTTGTACCTGAATAACTGGCTGTCATTCATCTTTGCTTTTGTACCTCCGTTTTTAGCTTTTGCCTACAGGATTAAAATCGAAGAGCAGGCTTTGGTAGAACAGTTTGGTGATGAATATCTTGAATACAGAAAAAGTACAAAGAAACTGATCCCGTTTATCTATTAA
- a CDS encoding 2TM domain-containing protein has product MERFDENDIEYQRARRQVERLRGFYGHLFAYIAVNALIVVYNCMNLKPGESYFQFKNFFTATFWGIGLAAHAVTVFLPGVNFIRKWEDKKVKELMDKQKDQ; this is encoded by the coding sequence ATGGAAAGATTTGACGAAAATGATATTGAATATCAGCGTGCCAGAAGACAGGTAGAAAGATTACGTGGATTCTACGGACACTTATTCGCTTATATTGCAGTGAATGCTCTGATTGTTGTGTATAACTGTATGAATCTGAAGCCCGGTGAAAGTTATTTTCAGTTTAAAAACTTTTTTACAGCCACTTTCTGGGGGATAGGACTTGCAGCACACGCTGTTACAGTTTTTTTACCAGGTGTTAATTTTATCAGAAAATGGGAAGATAAGAAGGTAAAAGAACTTATGGATAAACAGAAAGATCAGTAA